CCGTGTGGGTGATCCACAGGGTTCATGGCGCTGCCTCGCTGGTGCGGCTTGCGGCCGAGCCAGCGGCTGCGTCCGGCCTTACCGAGGTTGATGTTCTTGTGCTCGGCGTTGCCCACGGTGCCGATGGTGGCGTAGCACTCGCTGTGCACGCGGCGCAGTTCGCCGCTGGGTAGGCGCAGGATCACGTAATCGCTCTCCTTGCCCTGCACCTGAATGCTGGTGCCGGCACTGCGGGCCATCTGGGCTCCCTTGCCAGGAACGAGTTCCACACTGTGCACCACCGCACCGACCGGCACAAAGCGCAGCGGCAGGGCGTGGCCCAGCTTGGGCTCGGCTTCAGGACCGGCGTTGACGGTTGCGCCCACCTTCAGGCCCTCGGGGGCCAGGATGTAGCGTTTCTCGCCGTCGGCGTAGTTCAGCAGGGCGATGCGGGCGCTGCGGTTGGGATCGTACTCAATTGCAGCGACCTTGGCAGGAACGCCAGACTTGTCGCGGCGCTTGAAGTCGATGATGCGGTACAGG
Above is a genomic segment from Deinococcus humi containing:
- the rplB gene encoding 50S ribosomal protein L2; this translates as MAVKKYRPYTPSRRQMTTADFSGLTKKRPEKALTEGLSKSGGRNNRGRITSRFIGGGHKRLYRIIDFKRRDKSGVPAKVAAIEYDPNRSARIALLNYADGEKRYILAPEGLKVGATVNAGPEAEPKLGHALPLRFVPVGAVVHSVELVPGKGAQMARSAGTSIQVQGKESDYVILRLPSGELRRVHSECYATIGTVGNAEHKNINLGKAGRSRWLGRKPHQRGSAMNPVDHPHGGGEGRTGAGRVPVSPWGQPSKGLKTRRKRKVSDRFIITRRGGK